A single genomic interval of Aureliella helgolandensis harbors:
- a CDS encoding restriction endonuclease subunit S — translation MSDLKLVSTKGAKSGDWKAVRLGDVVSHLQDVERNPQEAGLERFLKVEHFDTERLKIDRWGDIVSEDLPPTFYKLFKAGQVLYPTRNPHLRRTAVADFDGICGEKTLTLKAKSGIDTELLPYVFQTEAFIDYATSMSIGSTNPHVRWRDIAAYRFQLPDLKTQSRFAEVLIAADTVIDTYAQARCKCEQALSTIRSRLYSEAAELHESVSLGDVGEWRSGGTPSKEKKEYWGGDFPWVSPKDMKTDVINDAIDHITNAAIADRVTIVPRDSILIVVRGLILAHSFPIAMTGRELTFNQDMRALVPSDQYLPLFLFHWFHWRKPRLLNLVTETSHGTKRLPTDVLQNVAVPRPRLDVQRNVVELLEGLRTHVIGLQDHADTCRTLKRSVLNSLFRNSPS, via the coding sequence ATGAGTGATCTTAAGCTTGTCTCAACTAAAGGAGCAAAGTCCGGAGACTGGAAAGCGGTCAGGCTCGGAGATGTTGTCTCACACCTCCAAGATGTTGAGCGGAACCCGCAAGAAGCAGGATTGGAACGGTTTCTCAAGGTTGAGCATTTCGACACTGAAAGATTGAAAATCGACCGTTGGGGCGACATAGTTTCGGAAGATTTGCCACCAACCTTTTACAAGCTGTTTAAAGCTGGGCAGGTCCTGTACCCCACGCGAAACCCGCATCTCCGTCGTACGGCTGTGGCAGATTTTGACGGAATCTGTGGCGAGAAAACGCTCACACTCAAAGCCAAGTCAGGAATCGATACTGAACTATTGCCGTATGTCTTCCAAACTGAGGCATTCATCGACTACGCAACATCAATGTCGATTGGTTCGACAAATCCACACGTGAGATGGCGTGACATAGCCGCGTACCGGTTTCAACTTCCCGATTTGAAGACACAATCGCGATTTGCCGAAGTTCTGATTGCGGCAGATACCGTTATCGACACATACGCCCAGGCGAGATGTAAATGCGAACAAGCATTGTCGACGATTCGTTCTCGCCTTTATTCCGAAGCGGCTGAATTGCACGAATCTGTCTCGCTTGGCGACGTTGGAGAATGGCGAAGCGGCGGAACTCCATCGAAAGAAAAAAAAGAGTATTGGGGAGGGGATTTTCCTTGGGTAAGTCCGAAGGACATGAAGACCGATGTTATCAACGACGCAATAGATCACATCACGAATGCTGCAATTGCTGATCGCGTTACTATCGTGCCGCGTGACAGTATTCTCATCGTTGTGCGAGGACTAATTCTGGCTCATTCGTTCCCGATAGCCATGACTGGAAGGGAACTGACTTTTAATCAAGATATGCGTGCCCTTGTACCTTCCGACCAATACCTACCGCTTTTCCTTTTTCATTGGTTTCACTGGCGGAAGCCACGCTTATTGAATTTGGTGACTGAAACGTCCCACGGCACAAAGAGACTTCCCACGGACGTGCTTCAAAATGTAGCCGTTCCTCGGCCGCGACTAGATGTCCAAAGGAATGTTGTTGAGTTGCTAGAAGGATTGCGTACGCACGTCATTGGACTGCAAGACCATGCTGACACGTGTCGGACGCTAAAACGCAGCGTTTTGAACTCACTGTTCCGTAACAGCCCATCATGA
- a CDS encoding type I restriction-modification system subunit M gives MTHITQSQLESYLWGAATLLRGFIDAGDYKQYIFPLLFFKRMCDVYDEEFAIALAESDGDEDYASFAENHRFVIPEDAHWNVVRETSKNVGKAIQDAMRKIESANTDKLYGIFGDAQWTNKDRLPDRTLKEMIEHFSSQTLSIANCPEDELGVGYEYLIKKFADDSGHTAAEFYTNRTVVHLMTELLKPKPGETIYDPTCGSGGMLLSSITHLQRQKKEWRNVGLFGQERNLMTSAIARMNCFLHGVEDFKIFRGDTLSDPKFVEGDRLRQFDLVLANPPYSIKQWDRDAFSADPWGRNIYGLPPQNTADYAFFQHIVCSMTKNVGRCAILFPHGVLFRDAEKKMRQKLVEHDIVEAVIGIGKDLFYNSTMPACVVICRSKKPRMRKNKVLFIDARYEVARENTQSFLRDEHITRIVHAYSSFINIDGFSSVVSLEEIQNNQSDLRIPLYVRAVAAGEVEANRVKLLKDAASEWSEGSKKIRADAESLLKLVGERT, from the coding sequence GTGACCCACATCACCCAATCCCAACTCGAATCTTACCTCTGGGGCGCGGCGACACTGCTTCGGGGATTCATTGATGCGGGGGACTACAAGCAGTACATCTTTCCACTGCTGTTCTTCAAACGCATGTGCGATGTGTACGACGAAGAATTCGCGATCGCGCTGGCAGAGTCCGATGGGGATGAAGACTACGCTTCGTTTGCCGAGAATCATCGCTTTGTGATCCCCGAGGACGCCCACTGGAACGTCGTTCGGGAAACCAGCAAGAACGTTGGCAAGGCGATTCAGGACGCGATGCGGAAGATCGAGTCGGCCAACACCGACAAGCTGTACGGCATCTTTGGCGACGCCCAATGGACGAACAAAGACCGTTTGCCCGATCGCACGCTGAAGGAGATGATCGAGCATTTCAGTTCGCAAACGCTGTCAATCGCCAACTGCCCCGAAGACGAACTGGGCGTCGGCTACGAATACTTGATCAAGAAATTCGCCGACGACAGCGGACACACGGCGGCCGAGTTCTACACGAACCGCACGGTCGTGCATTTGATGACCGAGCTATTGAAACCGAAGCCGGGCGAGACCATTTATGACCCGACGTGCGGCAGCGGTGGCATGTTGCTTTCGAGCATCACACACTTGCAGCGTCAGAAAAAGGAATGGCGGAACGTCGGCTTGTTTGGCCAAGAGCGAAACCTGATGACGTCGGCCATCGCTCGCATGAACTGCTTCCTGCACGGTGTCGAGGATTTCAAGATCTTTCGAGGCGACACGCTCTCAGACCCGAAGTTTGTCGAGGGCGACCGACTGCGGCAGTTCGATTTGGTACTGGCAAATCCGCCGTACTCGATCAAGCAGTGGGATCGCGATGCCTTCTCCGCTGATCCGTGGGGCCGCAATATTTACGGGCTCCCCCCACAGAACACTGCTGACTATGCATTCTTTCAGCATATCGTATGCAGCATGACAAAGAACGTCGGCCGGTGCGCGATTTTGTTTCCGCACGGCGTGCTGTTCCGCGATGCTGAGAAGAAGATGAGACAAAAGTTGGTGGAACACGACATCGTCGAAGCCGTCATTGGTATCGGTAAAGATCTGTTCTACAACTCAACAATGCCGGCATGTGTTGTAATTTGCCGCAGCAAGAAGCCGAGAATGCGAAAGAACAAAGTGCTGTTCATCGATGCTCGATACGAAGTGGCACGTGAAAACACTCAGAGCTTTCTTCGCGACGAGCATATCACACGAATCGTGCATGCTTATTCAAGCTTCATCAATATCGACGGTTTTTCATCGGTCGTCTCACTTGAAGAGATACAGAACAACCAATCGGACCTGAGAATACCTCTGTATGTCCGTGCGGTGGCGGCAGGTGAGGTCGAAGCGAACCGTGTGAAATTGCTTAAAGACGCGGCTAGCGAGTGGTCAGAAGGCTCAAAGAAAATTCGAGCAGACGCTGAGTCCCTTTTGAAGTTGGTTGGAGAGCGGACATGA
- a CDS encoding phosphoribosyltransferase-like protein — MPVDLKSLSLEVIDHSEEIQVWLNKFPEWRTVAIELLLQLKFVSSDVFSQWLKQTLQDNAASPCAIIAVRKLESEVTQLWDENGKLIRRSSSSLGSEDLVNSVIAALVKLDRERFVDHPHLDTMKEKQIHEIVLLDDSIGSGQRVIEFLTCLMKHKRILSWWNFGYIRLKIIAFSRTQEAEKRIINSLPGSDHPTRKFKRSSKVSFISEYVHDPAGIASTWGRRNQQIVDFCDSIDKIPWYARRGFGKTMSNLVFFHSVPDNLPGVLWYHDADWEGLFPKRNLPTWLPKLLGQTHNQQLGNVHPVSNEAMAVLRHCKRGITNENSIAWAMSLDCRVTKLLLQRLRGMGLLSDGNRITEASRALLRKKDGNTTSPDFDRSMYVPQTWCAGRVTVQPSEQVGAADLLQTDSDDGSPDSDGEVGKASLERTDAKTAAPSVSVAPLDPSARVSSAEPDTHGHKG; from the coding sequence ATGCCGGTTGATCTGAAGTCACTGTCGTTGGAAGTAATCGATCATTCGGAAGAAATCCAAGTATGGCTGAATAAGTTTCCTGAATGGCGCACTGTTGCGATTGAACTGCTTTTGCAGCTTAAGTTCGTTTCGAGTGATGTTTTTTCACAGTGGCTGAAACAGACATTGCAGGACAATGCAGCGTCACCTTGTGCTATCATTGCCGTGAGGAAACTTGAATCGGAAGTTACTCAGTTATGGGATGAAAATGGCAAATTGATTAGACGAAGCAGTTCGTCGCTCGGAAGTGAGGATCTTGTCAACTCAGTGATTGCAGCGTTGGTCAAATTGGACCGAGAACGTTTTGTCGATCACCCTCACTTAGACACGATGAAGGAGAAGCAAATACACGAGATTGTCTTGCTCGACGATTCAATTGGCAGCGGACAACGTGTGATAGAATTCTTAACATGCCTTATGAAGCATAAGCGAATTCTCAGTTGGTGGAACTTTGGTTACATTCGTCTCAAGATCATCGCATTCTCGCGGACGCAAGAAGCCGAGAAGAGAATCATTAATTCGCTACCCGGTTCAGATCATCCGACTCGGAAATTCAAGCGGTCAAGTAAGGTGTCATTCATTAGCGAGTATGTGCATGACCCAGCAGGGATTGCATCTACATGGGGACGACGTAATCAACAAATAGTCGACTTTTGCGATTCAATTGACAAAATCCCATGGTACGCACGACGCGGGTTCGGAAAGACAATGTCCAACCTAGTATTTTTTCACAGCGTGCCGGACAATCTGCCTGGTGTTCTCTGGTATCACGATGCGGATTGGGAGGGATTGTTTCCAAAACGGAACCTACCCACTTGGTTACCCAAGCTCCTTGGACAAACTCACAACCAGCAACTTGGGAACGTACACCCGGTAAGCAATGAGGCGATGGCAGTTTTGCGGCACTGCAAACGCGGCATTACCAATGAGAACAGTATTGCGTGGGCAATGAGCCTCGACTGCCGTGTGACGAAACTGCTTTTGCAACGCCTGAGAGGTATGGGGCTGCTTAGCGATGGAAATCGTATTACTGAAGCGAGTCGTGCGTTGCTGAGGAAAAAGGACGGGAACACGACTAGTCCAGACTTTGATCGGTCGATGTATGTTCCACAGACATGGTGTGCTGGCCGGGTGACCGTTCAGCCGTCTGAGCAAGTTGGCGCTGCCGATTTGCTTCAGACAGATTCCGATGACGGCTCGCCTGATTCGGATGGGGAAGTCGGAAAGGCTTCTCTGGAAAGAACTGACGCCAAGACGGCTGCGCCGTCCGTGAGTGTCGCGCCCCTTGATCCTTCGGCCAGAGTGTCTTCGGCGGAGCCCGACACTCATGGCCACAAGGGCTAA
- a CDS encoding type I restriction endonuclease subunit R, giving the protein MTFSEANTVEQMILDACRGLGWQFVQGTQLPRQVADVFVESKLRDALIRLNPEIAAQSDRADEIIYKLRAITLSVQIDGLVRSNEAFAEWMRNDKTMPLGARGEHTTVRLIDFDNPANNELIVCNQWTYKVGKLEKRFDIVLLMNGLPVVVGEAKTPVRPAVTWVDGASQIHDDYEQSVPAMFVPNIFSFASDGRAYRYGSIRMPLTIWGPWRVDSQPDQAGGVHEKPEDFAKSSLPKTDAAFEKGSLADVRKTVESMLRPEVVLDILQNFTVFATDKKHRRIKIICRYQQYEGTNLIVQRVIEGRIKKGLIWHFQGSGKSLLMVFTAQKLRMHPKLGNPTVLIVVDRIDLDTQITATFNAADVPNMIKAESRSELQQLLAKDVRKIIITTIHKFGEADGELNARDNIIALVDEAHRTQEGDLGRKMREALPNTFLFGLTGTPINRADKNTFYAFGADEDKSGYLTRYSFQESIRDGATLPLHFEAPDVKLRIDQAAIDEAYAKITGELSEQDRDDLGKRAAKMAVLVKSPERVDGICEHIVNHFQSKVDPNGFKGMVVTFDRQCCDLYKKAIDRITEAPDISAVVMSVNSGETQYDDYRLDRDAEEKLLDRFRDPTDPLKLLIVTSKLLTGFDAPILQAQYLDKPMKDHNLLQTICRTNRVADGKSHGLIVDYIGIFDDVAKALAFDEKAVQSVITNLDELKAELPEKVKVCLAFFPNVDRTLDGYEGLLLAQDCLPDNETRDKFAGEFSVLARLWEALSPDSCLTPHEVDYRWLGQVYESVKPASGNGRLLWHALGAKTIELIHDNTHLESVTDDLDALVMDADLIEAVEEAKGRARKIALQLVARLRKHAGDPKFVELGERLEKLKERHDQGLDDSRKFLKEILRLAQDVVQAERQTPPEVVQDQGKAALTELFEEIRNDKTPIVVEKIVADIDDIVRVVRFDGWQDTSAGQREVKKALRSTLLKYKLHGDQELFDRAHGYIEQYY; this is encoded by the coding sequence GTGACATTTAGCGAAGCCAACACCGTCGAGCAGATGATTCTCGATGCCTGCCGGGGGCTCGGCTGGCAGTTCGTACAGGGGACGCAGTTGCCGCGTCAGGTGGCAGACGTTTTTGTCGAGTCGAAGCTTCGCGATGCACTCATTCGTCTTAACCCGGAGATCGCCGCTCAATCTGATCGCGCTGACGAAATAATCTACAAACTGCGGGCCATTACGCTGTCCGTTCAGATCGATGGGCTCGTCCGCTCGAATGAGGCTTTCGCCGAGTGGATGCGGAACGACAAAACGATGCCGCTCGGTGCTCGCGGCGAACACACGACGGTGCGATTGATCGACTTCGATAATCCGGCCAACAACGAACTGATCGTTTGCAATCAGTGGACGTACAAGGTCGGCAAGCTGGAAAAGCGTTTTGATATTGTCCTGCTGATGAACGGCTTGCCCGTCGTGGTCGGCGAGGCCAAGACGCCTGTGCGGCCTGCTGTGACCTGGGTCGATGGTGCCAGCCAGATTCACGACGACTACGAACAAAGCGTTCCAGCGATGTTCGTGCCGAACATTTTCAGTTTCGCCAGCGACGGTCGTGCTTACCGTTACGGTTCGATCCGTATGCCGCTAACGATCTGGGGACCGTGGCGAGTGGACTCGCAACCGGATCAAGCGGGTGGCGTTCACGAAAAGCCTGAAGACTTTGCCAAGAGTAGCTTGCCCAAGACCGATGCCGCGTTTGAAAAGGGATCGCTGGCCGACGTTCGTAAGACGGTCGAAAGCATGCTACGGCCGGAAGTCGTGCTGGACATCCTGCAAAACTTTACGGTCTTTGCCACGGATAAGAAGCACCGACGCATCAAAATCATTTGCCGCTACCAACAATACGAAGGCACGAATCTGATCGTCCAGCGAGTGATCGAAGGGCGGATCAAGAAGGGCCTGATATGGCACTTCCAAGGCAGTGGTAAATCGCTGCTGATGGTTTTCACCGCACAAAAGCTGCGGATGCATCCCAAGCTCGGCAACCCGACGGTGTTGATCGTCGTAGACCGAATCGACTTGGACACCCAGATCACCGCAACGTTCAACGCGGCCGATGTGCCGAATATGATCAAGGCCGAAAGCCGTAGCGAGTTACAGCAACTGCTGGCTAAGGACGTTCGCAAAATCATCATCACGACGATCCACAAGTTCGGCGAGGCCGATGGCGAGTTGAACGCTCGCGACAACATCATCGCTCTGGTCGACGAGGCCCACCGCACGCAGGAAGGCGACCTCGGTCGCAAGATGCGGGAAGCCCTACCCAATACGTTCCTGTTCGGTTTGACGGGCACGCCGATCAATCGAGCGGACAAGAATACGTTCTATGCCTTCGGTGCCGACGAAGACAAGTCTGGCTACCTAACTCGGTACTCGTTTCAAGAGTCGATCCGCGACGGCGCGACGCTGCCGCTGCACTTCGAGGCTCCCGATGTCAAACTGCGAATCGACCAAGCCGCCATCGACGAAGCCTACGCCAAGATCACGGGCGAGCTAAGTGAACAAGACCGCGATGACCTGGGCAAGCGAGCGGCGAAGATGGCGGTGCTGGTTAAATCGCCTGAGCGAGTCGACGGCATCTGCGAGCACATCGTCAACCACTTTCAATCGAAGGTTGACCCGAATGGGTTTAAGGGGATGGTTGTCACGTTCGATCGCCAGTGCTGCGACCTCTACAAGAAAGCAATCGACCGGATCACCGAAGCCCCTGACATATCGGCAGTCGTGATGTCGGTCAATTCCGGCGAGACGCAGTACGACGACTATCGCCTCGATCGCGACGCCGAAGAAAAGCTACTTGACCGTTTCCGCGATCCGACCGATCCACTGAAACTGCTGATCGTGACGTCGAAGTTATTGACGGGTTTCGACGCGCCGATCTTGCAGGCCCAGTACCTCGACAAGCCAATGAAGGATCACAACCTGCTGCAAACGATCTGCCGCACGAACCGTGTCGCCGATGGCAAGTCGCATGGCTTAATCGTCGACTACATCGGTATCTTCGACGACGTCGCCAAGGCACTCGCCTTCGACGAGAAAGCGGTCCAGTCGGTCATCACGAACCTGGACGAATTGAAAGCCGAGTTGCCCGAAAAGGTGAAGGTGTGCCTGGCGTTCTTTCCGAATGTGGATCGCACACTCGACGGCTACGAAGGATTGCTGCTAGCCCAGGACTGCTTGCCCGACAACGAAACCCGCGACAAGTTCGCTGGCGAGTTTTCGGTTCTCGCACGTTTGTGGGAAGCCCTCTCGCCGGACTCATGCTTAACACCACACGAAGTCGACTACCGATGGCTTGGCCAAGTCTATGAGTCGGTGAAACCGGCCAGCGGAAACGGCCGTCTGCTCTGGCACGCGCTGGGTGCGAAAACGATCGAACTAATCCATGACAACACGCATTTGGAAAGTGTCACGGACGACCTCGACGCATTGGTCATGGACGCCGACCTAATCGAAGCCGTCGAAGAGGCCAAAGGTCGAGCACGAAAGATCGCCCTGCAATTGGTGGCACGACTACGCAAGCACGCTGGCGATCCGAAGTTCGTCGAGCTAGGCGAGCGTCTCGAAAAACTTAAAGAACGCCACGACCAAGGCCTCGACGACAGCCGCAAGTTCCTCAAAGAGATCCTGCGTCTGGCCCAAGACGTAGTACAAGCGGAAAGGCAAACACCTCCCGAAGTAGTCCAAGACCAAGGCAAAGCCGCACTAACAGAATTGTTCGAAGAGATCCGCAACGACAAGACGCCGATCGTCGTCGAGAAGATCGTCGCCGACATCGACGACATTGTTCGCGTCGTCCGCTTCGACGGTTGGCAAGACACGAGTGCAGGCCAACGCGAGGTAAAGAAAGCACTCCGAAGCACACTTCTGAAATACAAACTGCACGGCGACCAAGAGTTGTTCGACCGTGCGCATGGCTATATCGAGCAGTATTATTGA
- a CDS encoding MarR family transcriptional regulator translates to MDPQKFARVAESLRQYRRAELKDFAEDIGGNPIDDLYVDPLPSDAVLSTILSGNTTFLTGRKGTGKSTIFAKAQSEIRKRNNLISIYIDVKSLHELATSSQAVTMDSELSNIAHDVYQSHMLRKNFLGEVLGQLLNEVETACDSLTLLERWNGKKRGYRELIKSLESIAKRVKVCKLAEEEIPILQTISAKTKVRDETQQQKSRTAKLTGNISGSVTGPALSVTPEIGNSSFAKTLHDDELYREYSDVVLRAFPFNEIVSEITDLLDEAGLLRLVVFFDDFSELEWVSQRLFVDVILSPLNNATNERIKLKIAGYPGRVYYGRIDPGKVDTMCLDFAQLYKASELQTAESSAIDYTKRVLEKRFTAFGIDIRDYFDPTANTEDLFRLLFQVSMNVPRLLGYILQNCYLDRISRRQGITAASIRLAANKYYSSIVSQYFDRTGRYALEPFEQKLDRHNQKKLLGALLSESIELKKRINRYEVGGSYFAELGGNPPVSHFYIDPKLEGVLSSLEFNFLVTKYSDTRDKNGRDVSVYAFLYGLTEAEKLAWGYPPGRQYRNYFVQRCFEYNQIIRQFLSTTSTIRCDECGSCFSMDDKEKIEYYDWECKSCRQLSCSVVQLSNDFEVEVAQLDQTLMLDPIELEILMTLNESGEWMRAGEVSLLIDTSYQLVGRRTSRLQDQDLVRKDVVDGHRKSIITNKARDIYFVS, encoded by the coding sequence GTGGATCCTCAGAAATTTGCACGCGTAGCAGAGTCTCTCCGCCAATACCGCAGAGCTGAGTTGAAGGACTTTGCGGAAGACATTGGGGGCAATCCGATCGACGATCTCTACGTGGATCCACTTCCTAGCGATGCGGTTCTATCAACTATTCTCTCCGGAAATACGACGTTTCTGACCGGACGTAAGGGGACGGGGAAAAGCACGATTTTCGCAAAAGCCCAATCTGAAATACGAAAGCGAAATAACTTAATCTCGATTTACATCGATGTAAAAAGCCTCCATGAGCTCGCCACGAGCAGTCAAGCTGTCACGATGGATTCAGAGCTAAGTAACATCGCCCACGACGTCTACCAGTCACACATGCTTAGGAAAAACTTTCTGGGCGAAGTACTGGGACAGTTGCTTAATGAGGTTGAAACTGCATGTGATTCCTTAACGCTTTTGGAGCGATGGAATGGGAAAAAGAGAGGATACAGAGAGCTCATCAAGAGTCTGGAGTCGATTGCCAAACGGGTAAAAGTATGCAAACTGGCGGAAGAGGAGATTCCGATACTACAAACGATCTCAGCTAAAACCAAAGTTCGCGACGAGACCCAGCAGCAGAAGTCTCGAACTGCGAAACTCACTGGAAATATATCTGGCAGTGTGACAGGGCCAGCGTTGAGCGTAACGCCAGAGATCGGAAATAGCAGCTTCGCAAAAACACTTCACGATGATGAACTCTACCGCGAGTATTCAGACGTAGTTCTTCGAGCATTTCCGTTCAACGAGATAGTCTCAGAGATTACAGACCTTCTTGACGAAGCGGGCCTGTTAAGGCTAGTCGTGTTCTTTGATGACTTCTCCGAACTCGAGTGGGTTAGCCAGCGGTTATTCGTTGACGTTATCCTTTCGCCTCTGAACAATGCTACGAATGAACGGATTAAGCTTAAGATCGCAGGGTATCCGGGACGTGTCTATTACGGCCGCATTGACCCAGGGAAAGTTGATACGATGTGTCTGGACTTCGCACAGCTTTACAAGGCCAGCGAACTTCAGACTGCCGAATCCAGCGCGATTGACTATACAAAGCGAGTTCTGGAAAAGCGGTTCACAGCATTTGGCATTGATATAAGGGATTACTTTGATCCAACCGCGAATACCGAGGACCTATTCAGGTTGCTATTTCAGGTATCAATGAATGTGCCACGACTACTTGGTTACATATTGCAGAACTGCTATCTGGATCGGATCTCAAGAAGGCAGGGAATTACCGCCGCCAGTATTCGCCTAGCAGCAAACAAGTACTATTCGTCGATTGTCTCCCAGTACTTTGACCGAACTGGGCGGTACGCTCTCGAACCGTTCGAGCAAAAGCTAGATCGGCACAATCAAAAGAAGCTACTGGGCGCATTGCTAAGTGAATCTATTGAACTCAAGAAGCGGATAAATCGTTACGAAGTTGGCGGAAGCTACTTTGCCGAACTGGGCGGGAACCCTCCGGTTAGCCACTTTTATATCGACCCCAAACTTGAGGGAGTCTTGTCATCGCTCGAGTTTAACTTTCTTGTAACAAAGTACTCTGACACCCGCGACAAAAACGGTCGTGATGTTTCCGTCTATGCATTCTTGTACGGCTTGACTGAGGCTGAAAAACTAGCTTGGGGATATCCGCCTGGACGTCAATATCGCAATTACTTTGTGCAACGTTGTTTCGAATACAACCAGATTATTCGTCAGTTCCTTTCGACGACCAGTACAATCCGTTGCGACGAATGTGGAAGCTGTTTCTCAATGGACGACAAAGAAAAGATTGAGTACTATGATTGGGAATGTAAATCCTGTCGTCAACTCTCTTGCAGCGTGGTGCAATTGAGCAACGATTTCGAGGTCGAAGTAGCACAGCTAGACCAGACTTTGATGCTTGATCCTATTGAGCTCGAAATATTGATGACGTTGAATGAGTCTGGTGAGTGGATGCGTGCTGGCGAAGTCTCGTTATTAATTGACACCTCTTATCAACTAGTCGGTCGCCGAACAAGCAGACTCCAGGACCAGGACCTGGTGCGCAAAGACGTTGTGGACGGGCATAGAAAGAGCATCATCACGAACAAAGCCCGAGATATCTATTTTGTGAGCTGA
- a CDS encoding PDDEXK family nuclease has protein sequence MTFNEANTVEQMILDVCEKLGWQFVPGPQVSCQAADVFVDSPLRDALIRRNPEIAAQGSEVINAG, from the coding sequence ATGACATTTAACGAAGCCAACACCGTCGAACAGATGATCCTCGATGTCTGCGAGAAACTTGGCTGGCAGTTCGTGCCTGGGCCACAAGTATCTTGTCAGGCTGCGGACGTGTTCGTCGATTCACCGCTTCGCGATGCGCTAATCAGACGCAATCCCGAAATCGCCGCTCAAGGCTCGGAGGTGATCAATGCCGGTTGA
- a CDS encoding helix-turn-helix domain-containing protein, with product MNKSNADRPTIDPFDWEELLREGVRNSALTAYAIAQEAGVSDGQLSRFLRGERTLTLPVASKIGRVVGLTLNQHI from the coding sequence ATGAATAAATCGAATGCAGATAGGCCGACAATTGATCCGTTTGACTGGGAGGAGCTGCTACGCGAAGGGGTTCGAAACAGCGCACTGACTGCTTACGCAATCGCTCAGGAGGCCGGTGTGTCAGATGGTCAGCTTTCTAGATTCCTCCGAGGAGAGCGAACGTTGACGCTTCCCGTTGCTAGCAAGATAGGCCGCGTTGTTGGCCTAACGCTCAACCAACACATTTAG
- a CDS encoding reverse transcriptase family protein, whose product METWSAHQLFTTAERSIGKSAAYALQSYAQSLEAKKLPVVFTLRHLSTITGVSYRVLHQTVNRKREACNYRMYAIKKRSGGRRIIHSVCEDLIRVQDFVNREILQRCQPHPASFAFHSSGGIKECASMHCGARWVFQFDLSDFFYDVTEIDVYRIFDDLGYRSLLAFELARLCTTTKLPRHLKHLLYHCANPDNLIQDFEDDFEKPGNGVRRLPYPERHGVVGVLPQGAPTSPMLSNLAARRMDELLQSFAFDSGFVYTRYADDLTFSAARLQDKHGVCSVRREVIGLIRKSGFKENSKKSRIAGPGSKKVVLGLLVDGDTPRISRETYRRIDRLLYGALQNGFESASAFNKFDSALGFYNHLGGLIAFVKSVDEKRWSEFSNRMRGIEQKWGDFGDI is encoded by the coding sequence ATGGAAACTTGGTCAGCACACCAGCTTTTTACAACCGCAGAGAGGTCAATTGGCAAATCCGCGGCCTACGCGTTACAGAGCTATGCGCAGAGCCTTGAGGCGAAGAAGCTACCCGTCGTGTTCACCCTACGTCATCTCTCTACAATCACCGGCGTCTCCTATCGCGTTCTCCACCAGACCGTCAATCGTAAGCGGGAGGCCTGTAACTACAGGATGTATGCAATTAAAAAGCGGTCTGGGGGGAGGCGCATAATTCACTCCGTTTGCGAGGATCTCATTAGGGTGCAAGATTTTGTTAATCGTGAAATCCTACAGCGATGTCAGCCCCACCCGGCTTCATTCGCCTTTCATTCATCGGGCGGTATCAAAGAGTGCGCCAGCATGCATTGTGGAGCTAGATGGGTTTTTCAGTTTGATCTCTCAGATTTTTTCTACGACGTCACCGAAATCGACGTCTATCGGATCTTTGATGATTTGGGGTACAGGTCGCTTCTGGCGTTTGAACTTGCTCGTTTGTGCACAACAACAAAGTTGCCACGACATTTAAAACATTTGCTTTATCACTGTGCAAATCCAGACAACCTCATTCAGGATTTCGAAGATGATTTTGAGAAACCAGGAAATGGAGTGCGCCGACTTCCATATCCTGAGCGACACGGCGTTGTTGGGGTATTGCCGCAGGGCGCGCCGACAAGTCCGATGCTGAGCAACCTCGCTGCGCGCCGAATGGACGAGTTGCTGCAATCGTTTGCGTTTGACTCTGGCTTTGTATACACACGCTATGCGGACGATCTCACATTTTCTGCTGCAAGACTCCAGGACAAGCATGGTGTGTGCAGTGTCCGTCGAGAGGTTATTGGTCTGATTCGGAAGTCTGGGTTTAAGGAGAACTCGAAGAAGTCAAGAATTGCAGGTCCGGGTTCAAAGAAAGTTGTCTTAGGATTGCTTGTTGATGGAGACACACCTCGGATTTCGAGAGAAACATACCGCCGGATTGATAGGCTTTTGTACGGCGCACTCCAAAATGGGTTTGAGTCAGCTTCTGCTTTCAACAAGTTCGACTCTGCGCTCGGATTCTATAACCACCTGGGCGGTCTCATTGCTTTCGTGAAAAGCGTTGACGAAAAGCGGTGGAGCGAGTTCTCCAACCGCATGCGCGGCATCGAACAAAAATGGGGTGATTTCGGTGACATTTAG